One window of the Montipora foliosa isolate CH-2021 chromosome 4, ASM3666993v2, whole genome shotgun sequence genome contains the following:
- the LOC137999099 gene encoding uncharacterized protein, translating to MIDHRCIMATVSKRNIVNDVGRGKTLGKTPRGKSQFGNSSSEYPFKHGITKLNTKENQMDGKLFKKEESVQSAPKSKNKIEWESLSQEKLKAIFGPRPDRTWFHFDNDSLSEDSDDSDDEETEEPVEKRPRGTANWSKN from the exons ATGATCGACCACCGTTGCATCATGGCAACTGTATCCAAAAGAAATATCGTGAATGATGTTGGAAGGGGAAAAACCCTAGGAAAAACTCCACGGGGAAAATCCCAATTCGGCAACAGTTCATCAGAATATCCTTTCAAACACGGTATTACAAAACTCAATACAAAG GAAAAtcaaatggatggaaagctcTTCAAAAAGGAAGAGTCAGTGCAAAGTGCGCCAAAGTCAAAAAACAAGATTGAATGGGAATCGCTTTCACAG gagAAGCTGAAGGCAATTTTTGGGCCGAGACCAGACAGAACATGGTTTCACTTTGATAATGACAGCCTCTCAGAG gATTCAGATGACAGCGACGATGAGGAAACTGAGGAACCTGTGGAAAAACGCCCCCGCGGGACTGCGAACTGGAGCAAAAACTAA